Part of the Candidatus Sulfotelmatobacter sp. genome is shown below.
CGTCGCGCACGCCCGGGTAGCTCGACCAGAACTGGTCGAAATCGAAGTACTCGGGAATGGTGTGCGTCCAGCCCGACATCTTGATGGCGCCAAGATCCTCACCGATCGACACGACGAAGCCGCGCCGCTTGGCGGCGAACTTCCCCGCCGGTGCGTCGTCGGGCCGGTGCGTGCGGTAGTAACGCGAATCCAGCAGATGCGCGAGCGCCGAGAAATATTCCTCGCGTACGTCGGCGACGAAGGCATCGAGCCGGTCGCGCGCCTCCCATCCTCCGCGCGCCTGGGGCGCGCCGCGCGCGCCGCCCGCCTCGCCGGCCGACGCCAGCGCCGCGCTCAGCGCCTCGGCGCTCAGATCGCCGTACTTGGTGCGGCGCTGCAGCCAGTGCTCGCTCGCGAGCAGCGTGGCTCCGTAGCGATGCAGCACCTCGCGCTCCAGCTCGACGAAGAACAGGTAGAAGTCGCCGGGGTTCTCGCGCAGATCGGCGTCGCGCCAGCCGCCTTCGTGTGCGTACTTGGCCCGCACCGGCACGCGAAACGCGTCGAGCTTCTCGATCACCTCGGCGCGCTTCACCTCGCGGCCGCGAACGTCGAAAAATCGGCAGCCCTCGAAGTGGCCGAGCATCTCGCGCATGGTGTCGACGCGATCGGGCCCGATGGTGTTGATGATGACGCAGGTCTTCTCGCGCAGCGGCGCGGGCGCGAAGCCCGCGAAATCGATGCCGCCGCCACGATTGTTGCCGCCGTTGAAGGACAGGCGCGCCGATTCCCAGATCGCGTGCACGTTGACCGGCTCGGTCACCGCCAGCGAGCCGACACGGCAGGAGTCGTGTTCGTCGGCCTGCGCCGGCCGCCTGGTCGCCTCGCCGTGCTCCGGCATCTCGAGCAGGTCGGTGCGGCCGCGCAACTGCCGGATGTCGCTGAAGAGTGCCTCGGCGTCCGAAACTTCCCCGTCGTCGTCGATCGCGCCGCGCTCGAGATTCAAGGCGTCGATCAGCACCGCGAGCTTCACCATGTTCAGCACGGTCCAGTTGCGGAAGCGCTGGCGCATCAGTCCGCGGTCGTTCTGCATGGTGAGTTCGGCCTTGGTGGTGATGCCACCGCGCGGACAATCCAGATGACAGTTGCCGCACTGGTTGCAACCGAACGCCACCGCCTTGCCGATGCTCGCTTCCATCAAGGCGTCGGCGCCGGCGATCAGCACCTTGAGCATGTCGACTTCGCCGCGCAGCCCGCCCGAGGCGAACAGCCGCGTGCCGCCCTTGGCCCCGAAGGGCGCGCCATTCAGATCGCGGATGCTCTGGAGCGTGCCGGTCTTCTCGAGGTCCACCTTTTCGCCAACCAGCGCATGGTGGGTGTGCAGGATGGTGCGGAAGATGTCGGGCCAGCCGACGTGCGAGGAGTCGGCGTGGTAGTTGCCCGAGCCGCCGAGACCCGAATCCACCAGCAGGTAGTCGACCACGAAGTTCGACCACATGCCGGCCGCCACGTAGCGCGTGTAATTCGAGCCGGTGATCTTGATGCCGCAGTAGTTGTGGTAGAGGAGCCACAACCACACCTCGGCCGGCATGTCCTCGATCGAGTAGATGTCGTGCTTGGGATCGGGTGACAGCGCGTCCGTGCCAACTGGAATGTTGCGCGCGCGGCTCACGGTGGGCGTGACCTTGGCGCCCGAGAGCCGCCCGCCCTTGCCGGGCTTCGCGCCCTGATTGATCTTGATCTCGACGTCGCGCACGCGCCGCAGGTCGACAGCCTGGATGCCGAAATGGCCGCTCGCCGCCTGCATGCTCTCCCACTTCCAGTCCTGGTCCGCGCTCAGTCGAATCGGCCCGCCTTCGCCCGACGAGGTCATCGACAGCCCGCTGTTGCCCTCGACGCGCGCGGTCAGGAAATCCTCCGACGCCGCACCCAGCGAGATGCTCGAGTGATTGACCGGCCCGTGCCACACCGGCTCTCGGAATCCGAAGCCGCTCAGCTGGTAGCCGGCCGGAGCACCGGCCCGCAGCGAACGGCGCAGGGTGACGGTGCCGTCCCGCGAGGCGCGCACCAGCGACAGCCCGTGGCCGCCATGACCCCGCGCCAGAAGCTCGACGCGGGTTTCGTCACCCTCGGCATCCAGCGCCGAGATCCACAGCGAGGCCCCGCTCGCCAGGGTCGATTCGAGCTCGGGCGTGGAATCGAGCGACTGATCGAATCCGCCCTCGCCATCGGCGGTGAAGCTCGCAAAGGTGACGAACGCGATCGACGAGCCAGGCTCACCCTCGATCTGCAGCGTGACCTCGGAGCCCGCCGGCACCGCGCCCGGCCGAAGGAAACCGCGCGGGACCGCCAGCGAGATGTAGTCGAGCGACGACGGGTCGCGGCGCAGTCGCGCCAGCGAGCGTTCGAGCGAGCGGCGCGACAGCTTGAGCCCGATTCCGTCCAGCGACAGCGGACCCATGTCACTCTCGATGAAGAAATCATCGGTTCGCGGGAGCTGCCCCGCCGCCATCTTGTAGATCACCTCGAGATGATCGGCGCCCAGATTGCGATTGGAATTCTCGAGATGGTAGTTCGCGTTCCGGTGCGCCAGGATGCGCGCCGCATGCACCAGTGGCAGCTCGGGCGTCAGCTCGCGGAGCAACGACGTCACCTTGAAGCGCTCGCGGACGCCGGCCGGCACCGGCTCCGCGGCGATGCGCTTCGCGTTCAGGTCCGCGTTCAGCGCCCCGAACTCGCGCGTCGCGAGGCGGTCCACCTCGCGCACCCATTCCTCGGTCATGGTGATGGCCATGGTGTTGCCCGAGGTCTTCTGGATGTCGTCGATGCCCATGCACGACAGAAAGTCGAGGATCGAGTGCTGCCAGCAGGTCAGGGTATTGACCGCCTGATCGCGCAGCTCGTCGGGCGGGCGCGTGGCCAGAGTACGGAGCGCCGCCTTCGGGTCCGCGCCGTGATAGGCGTCGATCAGCTCGGGGCAGAGCGCGAGACCGGCGAGGTGCGTCATCGAGCCGCCGTTGGCGCCGAGCAAGACGGATTCGTAGACGGTCGCCGCCGAGGACTGCGTGTCGGTGTTGCCGCCGGCGCTGATCAACTGCACACGCGCGCGCAGGAAGCGCGCCTTGAGGAAGGCGTCCACGCGGGGCGTGAGCCGGTAGGACTTCTCGGGGCCCGAGTGATAGTGAATGGCCGCGACGCCGTCCTGGCGCGCCGCGGTCTCGATCGCGTGCCAGAAGGCCGCCGGGTCGCCGCCGATCGGCAGATAGACCGAGATCAGCAGCCTGGGATTGATGCCGAGCACGCGCTCGACGTCGCCCGCCAGATCGCCGCTCCACTCCAGCTCGACGATGCGCGACCGGCGCAGCGCCTCGCGCAGCGTGTCGAAGCGCTCGCCTTCGCCGTCCAGCCACTGCACCATGTCGGCCGGAATGCGCAACATCAGGTGTTCGCCGAATTCGGAGAGCGCAGCGATGTGATCGAGATAGCGCTCGGCCTCGACGATCAGGAGCGTCCGGGTATGAAGGTCCTCGCCGGGATCGGCGGCCTCGATCGCCTGAAGGTAGGCGCGCTCCATGGTCTCGCCGTCGCTCCACGGCAGCGGCCCCACCAGCATCGGCATGTCGAGATGGATCGAGGTCAGAGTGCTCTGCTCGACACCGCCGGCGGTGCGGAACAGCACCGCCGGGTGTTTGCGCACGATGTCCCACGCGGTCGAGAACTCCTCCCGCAGGCCGTCATTCGCCGGATGCGTGATCGCGGCGTGCGAGAAGTACGAGCGCCAGAAGCCGTAGTGCCAGGCCGCACCGAGGGTCAGCGGCTCGTGCCGGTAACGCTCCTTCAGCAGCTTGTCGAGGTCGAACGAGCTGATCTCGAGCTGCGGGATCTCGCGCGATACCCGTGAATAGCGGCTGAGGAACAGCCGGCCCCGCTTCCCGCGGCCGGTCATCCAGAATCGTGCCTCGTCGATTCCCGCGCGCTCGAGCAGGAACGACAGCAGCCGGCGCTTGCGCTCGCGGTCCGCGACGCGCGGATGGTCGGGATCCACCACCAGCGACAGCAGGTCCTCCCACAGCCCGAGCTGATCCCGGAACGCGTGCGCTTCGGCGGCCGCGTCCCGACGTTGCCGCTCGAAATCGGGCGTCGACTTGAACGCGCCATCGCCGTTGGTGTCGGCGCCACCGGTGCTGGTCAGCTCGTCACGCAACCGTTCGATGCCGATGCTCACTTTGCCGCTCCCCTTTCGAACTCCTCGAGCGCGATGAACCAGTCGCGGGTCGGCGCCTCCATCACGCGCAGCGTCTGGCCGCCGTTCGCCTGATTGGCCGGGCACACCTCGACGCACGTGCCGCAGCCCACGCAGCGTTCCTGCGCGGTGGTGATCCAGCGCGGGTCGGCGCCCTCGTACTCGCGATTGGCCTGGGTCGGGCAGACCGCCACGCACGCGCCGCAATGAATGCAGGTGGCGGCCGGGCCGGCGTCGTTCTCGGCGCGCATCAACATGTAGCGCGCCACCCCCGGCAGCGAGGCGGGCGCGCGCTTCACGTAGCCTCCCGGACGAACGTCGAGGAAGTCGCGGAGATAGTGCGACGAACTGCGCACCGCGGCGACGATCGCGGTGTGGCGCTCCTTGTCGGGCGGGCGCCGGTCGTCCGAGAGCGTCTGCAGCTGCTCGTAGAGCGGCAGATGCGGGATGCCGGCCTGGCAGACTTCCTCGCAGTTGCCACAGCGCATGCAGAGATCGAGCAGGACGCTGCCGATCGGTGACACGCCCTTGCCGGCGTACGCCCCCTCGCCGACGTGCGTGAGCATCTGCGGCAGGCGGATCTTCGATTCGTTGAAGATCGGGCAGACGCTGTTGCACTCACCGCAATTCACGCAGTTGAGTGCGCGCGCCGCGGCCACCTGAGTCACCGCCATGACGTGGCCGTCGGCTTCCATCAGCCCGCCAGTGGCCGAGCTGGCGGCGAATTTCGCTCCGACCTTCGCCGGCTCCCCGCGACCACGCGCCGGACCCGGGAATCCGCTCAAGATCGCGCGCGCGATCCGCACCAACGGCGAAAGAATGGTCGAGCCATAGACACGGCTCAGCAACCCCACCCCGGGCGCGAACGTCGCCTGCACCAGGCCTCCGAGCGGGCCGTGCAGCCGGAATCGCAGCAGCACGCCGCGGTTGACCAGATCGGCCGAATCCACGCCGCGCTTGACGCGCGCGAGGCGCGACACCTCTTTGCCGCCGAACCGCTTCCGTGCCCACGCCGACTGCCACCGCCCGAGCACGTACGGCCGCCCGCGATGCGAACGCATCGCCAGGTCCACCAGCGCCGGCGCGATCATGAGGTCGACCGCGAAGGATCCGCGCCGGTGGTCGGTGAGGTAGCCGGCGATCACCAGCGCGGTGCCGTCGGCGAGCACGTAGACCTCGGCGTCGAGATCGTTACCGGCGTTGCTCGCCAGTCGCGCCGCCTTTGGAATGAAACGCACCACCTGATCGAGCGGCAGCACGATCTCGGCCGCGAGCATGCCGGGTCCCAGACGCTTGATCTGCTGCGGTCGGAAGCGTTCGGCGGCGAAGCGCACGCTCTCCTTCTCGAGCGCGCGCGGCGATCCCGGCATCTCGCCGATCGCCGTGGCAAACACGCGCGCCGCGTCGAGATCGAAGAAGTCCACGAAGAGATAGCTTCCGGCCTGAGCGCTGTCGGCGCCGGTCGCGGCGCCCAGCTCGTTCGGACTGGCGATGCGCCTCCAGGGCAGCGTGGCACCGTCGCTCAGCCTGGAGCCGCGCTGGCGCCAGTCGCGGCTGTCCTCGTCCTTCCACACCTCGCGCAGGTGATGGAGGTGCGAAGCCGACATCGCCTTCACGTTGGCCGGGGCGCCAAACCGCGTCCCCGACACGCCCGCCACCCAGCGTGCGGCCTCGAACGCGCCCATCGGCAGCGGAAATGCGATGAGAAACGCGCCGATCTCGGGTCGCGGCTCCACCGACACCGTCAGGTGCGTGAGCATCCCGAACACGCCTTCGCTGCCGGCGAGATCCGCCAGCGTGATCGGCTCGAGCCCGTGCGCGGAGAACCAGCCGGCGCTCTCCTCCTTCGAGAGCGTGTGCCGGTGGTGGCCTTCGCCGGGCACGTCGAGCCGGCCGTCGTCGTGGAAGCGAAGGTGCTCGCCGCCCGGCAGCACCAGGTCGGCGGAGCGGACCGAATCGAGCGCGCGCCCGCGGCCGAACGCGTTCATGCCGATGCCGCCGGTCACGAACCAGCCGGCCAGCGTGCCGCCGAGATTCGACGGATAGGCGCGCAGCGCGAGCCCGCGCTCGCCCAGCTTCTGGTGCAGCGTGCGGAGCCGCGTTCCCGCGCCCACCACCGCCACGCCGTTGCCGGCCTCGATGTCGATCGAGTCGAGACGCGAAAGATCGAGCGTCAGTCCGCCATCGTTCGGCACCGCGCCGCCCATTGCCGTGGAGGCCGCGCCGCGGAGCGTCACCGGCACCTGGTTCAGCCGCGCCCAGCGCAGCGAGGCCGCGGCCTCGGCGACCGAGACCGGCTGGAAGATCAGATCCGGAATTGCCCGGGTGAGCGTGCGCGTGAACAGTTTGCCCAGGTAGACGTTCTGGTCGCGGTCCGCTTCCTCGCGAACGAATGCCTCGGTGACCAGGCGCTCGGCCAGCGTGGCGGCGCGCGCGCCGCTCCGCGCGGCCGGGCTGTCGTCGGCGATGTTCTCGAGCGCCGCGAACAACGACTGCGCCAGCTCGCGGGTACGCGCGGGAGCCTCGCGCTGATCGAGCGCGCGCCCGTCATCCAGGAACGCGTTGAGGTCGGAGACCGCTGCCCGGATGATGCCGCTGCGCTGGTCGGGGCTCAGCCGAACGAAGGATTCGAGCGGCTGCTTGATTCGGCTCTGGAGTATGGAGTCGGTCATCCCGGGAGGTTGGGGACGGCGCGAACCGCCGGACCGCCTCTCGGGGACGATCCCGTGCGGATTTCACCGGCGCTTGGCGCCCGCGAACCACGCGACTATAGCAGAGGCCTTTGCCGCGGGGGTACCTGCCGCTGGCCGGTCCGGCGCCGCCGGACCGCGAGAGAGGCCTTTACTGGCTCAGCAGCAGCGTGGTCACTTTGACGAACGAGAGCGCGACACCGATGGCAGTGAGCGCGAGCAGGGCGAGCGCCAGCACCTGCACCGCAGGCGTTTCGCGCTTTTCGCCGAGCGGCTTCATGATCTGCGCGCAGATCCATCCGCCCGCGAAGCCGCCGGCGTGGGCGAAGTTGTTGACGCCCTGCATGAGGAATCCGAACACGAACAGGATGATCGCCCACTGCCAGAGTTGCGCCCTCATCACCGAGGCGCCGGCGTGGCGCGAGTAGACGATGAGCGCGGCCAGCAGGCCGAAGATGCTGCCCGAGGCGCCGATGGTCGGACTGCCGGTGACCAGGTTGGAGACCAGGAATCCGGCCGCGCCGGCGATGCTGAAGATCACGAACGCGCGCGCCGGCCCGTAGACCTGGCTCACCACCGGGCCGAGATTTCGCACCCACATCATGTTGAAGAAGATGTGGAGCAGCGAGCCGTGCAGGTAGATCGCGGTGAGCAGCGTCCACCACCAGCCGGCGCGCCACGCCACGCCCCCGGTCATGCCGAGCTGGAACAGGGCGCGGGTGCTCGGCGCCAGCAGGTTGAACAGGTTGAATCCGTTGGCGAACACCGCGCGCGGGTCGAGCGCCAGCGAAGTCGCGTAGAGCGCCACGCAGGCCGTCACGATCACCGAGATCAGGTCGATGTGATGGGCGGCGAAGAACCGCTGCAGCTTGGGCGCCGCGCCGAACATGCCGGGCCGCCACGCGCCGCAGAACGGGCAGCGTTCCTCCGACACCCCGATCAATCGGCCGCACTGCGGGCAGAGCATCGAGCCTTCGGCGGGTGACATGGCGCGCAGCATAAGCGAGGCGATGCGTCGAGGCGAGATGCGGGCGCGCGCCTCGACACTCGATCGCTCGGCTGGGGTCTTGACGCTCGTGAGTGAGACGCGGATGCTCGCGCCGTGAAGACTCGCCGCCGCAAACGAAACGCCGCGCCGGGTGCCCCATCCGCCGCCGTTCGCGCCCGGCGCTGCTCGCCGCGATCGTCGGGCTCGGCGTGGTGCTCCGCTCGACGCTGCCG
Proteins encoded:
- a CDS encoding glutamate synthase-related protein, coding for MSIGIERLRDELTSTGGADTNGDGAFKSTPDFERQRRDAAAEAHAFRDQLGLWEDLLSLVVDPDHPRVADRERKRRLLSFLLERAGIDEARFWMTGRGKRGRLFLSRYSRVSREIPQLEISSFDLDKLLKERYRHEPLTLGAAWHYGFWRSYFSHAAITHPANDGLREEFSTAWDIVRKHPAVLFRTAGGVEQSTLTSIHLDMPMLVGPLPWSDGETMERAYLQAIEAADPGEDLHTRTLLIVEAERYLDHIAALSEFGEHLMLRIPADMVQWLDGEGERFDTLREALRRSRIVELEWSGDLAGDVERVLGINPRLLISVYLPIGGDPAAFWHAIETAARQDGVAAIHYHSGPEKSYRLTPRVDAFLKARFLRARVQLISAGGNTDTQSSAATVYESVLLGANGGSMTHLAGLALCPELIDAYHGADPKAALRTLATRPPDELRDQAVNTLTCWQHSILDFLSCMGIDDIQKTSGNTMAITMTEEWVREVDRLATREFGALNADLNAKRIAAEPVPAGVRERFKVTSLLRELTPELPLVHAARILAHRNANYHLENSNRNLGADHLEVIYKMAAGQLPRTDDFFIESDMGPLSLDGIGLKLSRRSLERSLARLRRDPSSLDYISLAVPRGFLRPGAVPAGSEVTLQIEGEPGSSIAFVTFASFTADGEGGFDQSLDSTPELESTLASGASLWISALDAEGDETRVELLARGHGGHGLSLVRASRDGTVTLRRSLRAGAPAGYQLSGFGFREPVWHGPVNHSSISLGAASEDFLTARVEGNSGLSMTSSGEGGPIRLSADQDWKWESMQAASGHFGIQAVDLRRVRDVEIKINQGAKPGKGGRLSGAKVTPTVSRARNIPVGTDALSPDPKHDIYSIEDMPAEVWLWLLYHNYCGIKITGSNYTRYVAAGMWSNFVVDYLLVDSGLGGSGNYHADSSHVGWPDIFRTILHTHHALVGEKVDLEKTGTLQSIRDLNGAPFGAKGGTRLFASGGLRGEVDMLKVLIAGADALMEASIGKAVAFGCNQCGNCHLDCPRGGITTKAELTMQNDRGLMRQRFRNWTVLNMVKLAVLIDALNLERGAIDDDGEVSDAEALFSDIRQLRGRTDLLEMPEHGEATRRPAQADEHDSCRVGSLAVTEPVNVHAIWESARLSFNGGNNRGGGIDFAGFAPAPLREKTCVIINTIGPDRVDTMREMLGHFEGCRFFDVRGREVKRAEVIEKLDAFRVPVRAKYAHEGGWRDADLRENPGDFYLFFVELEREVLHRYGATLLASEHWLQRRTKYGDLSAEALSAALASAGEAGGARGAPQARGGWEARDRLDAFVADVREEYFSALAHLLDSRYYRTHRPDDAPAGKFAAKRRGFVVSIGEDLGAIKMSGWTHTIPEYFDFDQFWSSYPGVRDAGGVEYTFKGRPLKTLELRACAWGMHHRYPTNSPAIDAEGRGNPAGAHPFKAYNVLLMHNGEQVGVDSTSPFLNEFGYVHADPSMGESHALYAGDSIYERKALTDTEYAAYLVDFTRRVLGLTTEEASQIISPITGLDLKAMDEARRRKLELLMTNYVQLTPTGPYKFTIVESRRVSGGPAGGADGASRTRRVVGFRENMDIKFLRPHEIIVSRDTGRRAAGGASGTAGVTAVANGSEAKIADSMLRVLHQQGVLGDAAADLRFSMRPGGNPARRDFGGVFEAFTAPGSGAMDLRNRFGEEVPVDRAGGKLDLSEYLAEAVKRANPDWVSVVNEHLQQLGRLLEGAGGMSAGRLFGPEDLLPAPGAALVERTLERAATLEFADLRMLAEQALPEFAKRGDAARAAAIRILTELRKRVAFASLGAKALSSVEYLLDGGRDAGGQPEGALYRLFDQIPALFEVLQQPVRGTRYMRVTLRTRDDLAPPADPARDVLVIDFAGFKGESFRLDSASRFVSRAVELGWRNLIGYGFIGGPRYVGTNLGDARGVAARGVTIELYGREFGDFIGALLEGASIWVYGQGQSHLGMKADSGELFVLQDILNTGAYAAHGASFSVWDSGSRFAAAGQNKVFLADGRTPAQGFKSIHWGSPNEYAFEYLMSGGDNSLHVVMGLRKPDARGELALRAKPYGGKFFMSGAAAGRVFVFDPLVKLDPAQYSGNVVSQITLDEWSRELTPLLSREARRRGLPIRLEGEHFTLRLEGEWKRWRYDEAFVKLIPLKVAKAAQQQGVVAPQLAQIVAE
- a CDS encoding FAD-binding protein — encoded protein: MTDSILQSRIKQPLESFVRLSPDQRSGIIRAAVSDLNAFLDDGRALDQREAPARTRELAQSLFAALENIADDSPAARSGARAATLAERLVTEAFVREEADRDQNVYLGKLFTRTLTRAIPDLIFQPVSVAEAAASLRWARLNQVPVTLRGAASTAMGGAVPNDGGLTLDLSRLDSIDIEAGNGVAVVGAGTRLRTLHQKLGERGLALRAYPSNLGGTLAGWFVTGGIGMNAFGRGRALDSVRSADLVLPGGEHLRFHDDGRLDVPGEGHHRHTLSKEESAGWFSAHGLEPITLADLAGSEGVFGMLTHLTVSVEPRPEIGAFLIAFPLPMGAFEAARWVAGVSGTRFGAPANVKAMSASHLHHLREVWKDEDSRDWRQRGSRLSDGATLPWRRIASPNELGAATGADSAQAGSYLFVDFFDLDAARVFATAIGEMPGSPRALEKESVRFAAERFRPQQIKRLGPGMLAAEIVLPLDQVVRFIPKAARLASNAGNDLDAEVYVLADGTALVIAGYLTDHRRGSFAVDLMIAPALVDLAMRSHRGRPYVLGRWQSAWARKRFGGKEVSRLARVKRGVDSADLVNRGVLLRFRLHGPLGGLVQATFAPGVGLLSRVYGSTILSPLVRIARAILSGFPGPARGRGEPAKVGAKFAASSATGGLMEADGHVMAVTQVAAARALNCVNCGECNSVCPIFNESKIRLPQMLTHVGEGAYAGKGVSPIGSVLLDLCMRCGNCEEVCQAGIPHLPLYEQLQTLSDDRRPPDKERHTAIVAAVRSSSHYLRDFLDVRPGGYVKRAPASLPGVARYMLMRAENDAGPAATCIHCGACVAVCPTQANREYEGADPRWITTAQERCVGCGTCVEVCPANQANGGQTLRVMEAPTRDWFIALEEFERGAAK
- a CDS encoding rhomboid family intramembrane serine protease; translation: MSPAEGSMLCPQCGRLIGVSEERCPFCGAWRPGMFGAAPKLQRFFAAHHIDLISVIVTACVALYATSLALDPRAVFANGFNLFNLLAPSTRALFQLGMTGGVAWRAGWWWTLLTAIYLHGSLLHIFFNMMWVRNLGPVVSQVYGPARAFVIFSIAGAAGFLVSNLVTGSPTIGASGSIFGLLAALIVYSRHAGASVMRAQLWQWAIILFVFGFLMQGVNNFAHAGGFAGGWICAQIMKPLGEKRETPAVQVLALALLALTAIGVALSFVKVTTLLLSQ